AAAGCGATTGATGGCTGGAAAGGCCATAGTCAAGAAAAGCGATTAGATTATATTTTTTTAAACCAAGCAAAAAGGGTTTTATCCAGTCAGGCTATTTTTAATGGAAAAAATAAACCGATTGTTTCCGACCATTTTGGCGTAGAAGTAGCTCTCATCTTGTAGGAGAATAGATATGAAAAAAATGCTCAGTTTTGAGTTTTGGCAAAAATTTGGTAAATGCCTAATGGTGGTGATTGCCGTTATGCCAGCAGCAGGTTTAATGGTGAGTATTGGCAACTCACTGCCTTTGATTAGTGACGCAGAATGGCTGGCGCGTGTCGGAAACATTATCGCTCAAATTGGTTGGGGGATTATCGGTAACCTTCATTTATTATTTGCTTTAGCGATTGGTGGTAGCTGGGCAAATGAGCGTGCAGGTGGCGCATTTGCAGCGGGTCTTGCTTTCATTTTAATTAACTTAATCACTGGTCACTTCTTCGGTGTGAAAATTGAAATGCTAGCCGATCCAAATGCTCACGTAAGTACTGTATTTGCAGGCGAAATCCCAGTTGCACATTACTTTGTGAATATTCTAGGACAACCTGCATTGAATATGGGGGTTTTCGTCGGTATTATTGCGGGTTTTGTGGGGGCAACAACCTTCAATAGTTACTACAATTTCCGTAAGTTACCTGAAGTACTCACCTTCTTTAATGGTAAACGTTTTGTTCCTTTCGTTGTTATTTATCGTTCTGTATTAGTCGCTATCGTCTTATCGCTATTCTGGCCTTTAGTCCAAACCGGAATTAACCATTTCGGTCAATGGATTGCTAATTCACAAAACTCAGCGCCAATCTTAGCACCATTTATTTATGGTACCTTAGAGCGTCTATTACTTCCGTTTGGTTTACACCACATGTTGACTATCCCAATGAACTATACGTCATTAGGGGGTACTTATGAATTCTTAACAGGTGTACAACAAGGTAAACAAGTATTTGGTCAAGACCCGTTATGGCTTGCATGGATTTCTGACTTAATTAACCTTAAAGATGCGGGTAATGTAACCCAATATAACGAGCTACTTTCAACCGTGACACCCGCTCGATTCAAAGTAGGGCAAATGATTGGTTCAAGCGGTATCTTAATGGGCTTGACGCTTGCTATGTATATCAACGTAGATGAAGATAAGAAAAAACTCTATAAAGGTATTTTCCTTTCATCAGCACTTGCGGTGTTCTTAACAGGGGTAACAGAGCCAATCGAATACATGTTTATGTTTGTCGCATTACCACTTTATATTGTTTATGCGTTAGTACAAGGTTCTGCTTTTGCCATGGCAGATATCGTGGACTTACGTGTGCATTCCTTCGGTAACATTGAGTTCTTAACGCGTACACCAATGGCGATTAAAGCCGGCATTGGTATGGATGTAATCAACTTTATTTGGGTATCTATCCTATTTGCCGTTGCTATGTTCTTTATCGCGAACTTTATGATTAAGAAATTTAATCTTGCCACAGCAGGCCGTAATGGTAACTATGATGCAAAAGGTTCAGATGAAGCTTCTAGCGATGAGCCAAAAGTGGCAAATGCTAGCGCGCAAGTTATTCAAATCATCAACTTACTTGGTGGACGTAATAACATCGCAGATGTTGATGCTTGTATGACACGTTTACGTATTACCGTACATAATCCAGACTTAGTGGGTGATGAAGCAAGCTGGAAACAAGCGGGCGCAATGGGCTTTATCGTGAAAGGCTCTGGTATCCAAGCGATTTATGGGCCAAAAGCAGATGTTTTAAAATCGGATATTCAAGACGTGCTTTCATCAGGCATTAACATTCCTAAAATGTAATTCTACTTAAATATTGATTTTATCCCCGCTTTCAAAAGTGGGGATAAACCACTATTTGCAAGCACCTGTGCATCGGAACCTATCGCCACGCCTTTAGAGGCTGTTACAAGCGTTTTAACCCCAAGACCGATGGCATTTCCACCATTAACTTTTGTCGCTAAATCGTCTTTACCACCAATCGCAATATCACCATTTTTGACGGCTGTTACTTTCCAACCGATGGCGATAGATCCATTACCTTGCTCTTTAGCTGTACTATTTTTATCTCCTGCCGTCCCCCCTGCAATAGCAATAGCACCTCTGTCGTCAATTCTAACTAACATACTTCGATTATTATTAGCTGTTTTATCAGCTGTTACTGCAGCATAAGCGACATCACAGATTTGAGAAAAAAACAAGGCTAAAACGGATAGTTTAAAAAACTTTCCCGTTGTGGAATTTTTGATGAACTCGAGGATGAGGCTTTCGCTTCCCCTTTTGCTAATTAGGGAATCACTACTAATGATTGAGTTGTTTTATTCCAAATAATCTTGAATACTTTGTTCACTTTTCGATTATCCTGAATAATGATTAAAAATAAATTTATTTACAGTACAAAAAATACATGCTGCATAAATATACACATAGAAATGTTATTTTCGCTCAATAAGGCTAAAAAGCCTACAAGCAGATGAACCGATCAATTCTATGACAAATTAATGAATCAAACAAGAACAGAAAAAATACAATAATGAGAAGGCAGACCGACCGTGATCTTCAAGGTAATAAAAAAACCTATACACCAAGTGTGTATAGGTTTTTTTTATAATATATGCAATGCTTCAATACGTTTTTCTAGCGGAGGATGGCTCATAAAGAGTTCGCTACGTTTGCCGTTAATCATAAAGGCATTAAGTGAACCCTCCATCTCTTGCGGCTCATGAATTTGTTGTAAACGTTGCAATGCCGCAATCATTTTTTCTTTACCTACAAGCTGTGCAGAACCTGCATCTGCGCGGTATTCGCGATAGCGTGAGAACCACATTGCGATAATGCTCGCTAAAATACCAAATAAGATTTCTAACACCATTGAGACTAAGAAGTAAATGCCTGAGCTGCGGCTTTCTTCATCACCATTACGAGAACTTGCTACCACATTGGCAATCACGCGAGATAAGAAAATCACAAAGGTATTCAATACGCCTTGTAATAAAGTCATGGTTACCATATCACCGTTTGCAATATGTGATACCTCGTGAGCCAATACCGCTTCAGCTTCTTCTTCCGTCATGGAGTTTAATAAACCCGTACTAATTGCCACTAAAGAATTGTTTTTAGTTGCCCCCGTAGCAAAAGCATTCGCATCATTAGAATGGTAAATCGCGACATCTGGCATTGGGATGCCTGCTTGTTGTGCTTGACGGCGTACAGTTTCCACTAACCAACGCTCAGCCTGATTACGAGGTTCGGTAATTACTTCAGCCCCCACAGAGCGTAATGCCATGGTTTTTGATAAAAATAATGAAATCAATGATCCGGCAAAACCGAAAAGCATCGCCATAATTAAAATGCCACCTGTACTATTTCCTGCAATACCGGTCACATTTAAAATAATCCCTAACACAAGCATCACAGCAAAGTTAGTCGCTAAAAATAAAAGGATTCGCATCATAATAAAGTTCCTCAATAAAATAGAAAGTAAACACTGCAATAATGGAGAATTTTTTACAAAATTCAAGGTTAAACAAATAATTTATTGTAAATCTTCTAAGGTATTAAAATTTACAAATCGTCCTTCTTGTTCGTCAAATTGGACCGCAGCCGCGCCATTTTTGTTCATAAATTGTAATAAACGACGTTCACCTTCGTTTAAATAAGCGCG
This is a stretch of genomic DNA from Haemophilus parainfluenzae. It encodes these proteins:
- the htpX gene encoding protease HtpX; the encoded protein is MMMRILLFLATNFAVMLVLGIILNVTGIAGNSTGGILIMAMLFGFAGSLISLFLSKTMALRSVGAEVITEPRNQAERWLVETVRRQAQQAGIPMPDVAIYHSNDANAFATGATKNNSLVAISTGLLNSMTEEEAEAVLAHEVSHIANGDMVTMTLLQGVLNTFVIFLSRVIANVVASSRNGDEESRSSGIYFLVSMVLEILFGILASIIAMWFSRYREYRADAGSAQLVGKEKMIAALQRLQQIHEPQEMEGSLNAFMINGKRSELFMSHPPLEKRIEALHIL
- a CDS encoding PTS transporter subunit IIBC, with product MKKMLSFEFWQKFGKCLMVVIAVMPAAGLMVSIGNSLPLISDAEWLARVGNIIAQIGWGIIGNLHLLFALAIGGSWANERAGGAFAAGLAFILINLITGHFFGVKIEMLADPNAHVSTVFAGEIPVAHYFVNILGQPALNMGVFVGIIAGFVGATTFNSYYNFRKLPEVLTFFNGKRFVPFVVIYRSVLVAIVLSLFWPLVQTGINHFGQWIANSQNSAPILAPFIYGTLERLLLPFGLHHMLTIPMNYTSLGGTYEFLTGVQQGKQVFGQDPLWLAWISDLINLKDAGNVTQYNELLSTVTPARFKVGQMIGSSGILMGLTLAMYINVDEDKKKLYKGIFLSSALAVFLTGVTEPIEYMFMFVALPLYIVYALVQGSAFAMADIVDLRVHSFGNIEFLTRTPMAIKAGIGMDVINFIWVSILFAVAMFFIANFMIKKFNLATAGRNGNYDAKGSDEASSDEPKVANASAQVIQIINLLGGRNNIADVDACMTRLRITVHNPDLVGDEASWKQAGAMGFIVKGSGIQAIYGPKADVLKSDIQDVLSSGINIPKM